In Streptomyces sp. NBC_00433, a single genomic region encodes these proteins:
- a CDS encoding DUF4115 domain-containing protein, protein MSLGNTPTEDRPSVGHALAQARIAAGLSIDEVSTSTRVRVPIVQSIEQDDFSRCGGDVYARGHIRSLARAVGLDPEPLVAQYAAEHGTEIAPAPVAPLYSAEKIRSEPRRPNWTAAMVAAIVAVIGFVGYTAFTGNSDGNGAKADPAPPTPSSAGAKPTTQATQGTLPPSPTGSAIAAAPPGKVTVKISAEGGVSWVQATDHNGKRLFQGSLKKGDSQTFSDDKKIKLVVGNAGAVQLFVNGKDLGPAGDDGQVVRLTYTPGDPTQG, encoded by the coding sequence GTGTCCCTCGGCAACACGCCCACCGAAGACCGGCCTTCGGTCGGTCACGCCCTCGCCCAGGCCCGCATCGCCGCCGGGCTCTCCATCGACGAGGTCAGCACCAGTACCCGGGTGCGCGTTCCCATCGTGCAGTCGATCGAGCAGGACGACTTCTCCCGCTGCGGCGGCGACGTCTACGCCCGCGGCCACATCCGTTCGCTCGCCCGCGCCGTCGGCCTCGACCCCGAACCGCTGGTCGCGCAATACGCGGCCGAGCACGGTACGGAGATCGCGCCCGCGCCCGTCGCGCCGCTCTACTCGGCCGAGAAGATCCGCTCGGAGCCGCGCCGGCCCAACTGGACCGCGGCCATGGTCGCGGCGATCGTCGCGGTCATCGGCTTCGTCGGCTACACCGCCTTCACCGGCAACAGCGACGGGAACGGCGCCAAGGCCGACCCCGCCCCCCCGACCCCGAGCAGCGCCGGCGCGAAGCCCACCACCCAGGCCACCCAGGGCACCCTGCCGCCGTCCCCGACGGGCAGCGCCATCGCGGCCGCCCCGCCCGGCAAGGTCACGGTCAAGATCAGCGCCGAGGGCGGCGTCAGCTGGGTCCAGGCCACCGACCACAACGGCAAGCGGCTCTTCCAGGGCTCGCTCAAGAAGGGCGATTCGCAGACCTTCAGCGACGACAAGAAGATCAAGCTCGTCGTCGGCAATGCGGGCGCGGTCCAGCTCTTCGTCAACGGCAAGGACCTGGGCCCGGCCGGCGACGACGGCCAGGTGGTCCGCCTGACCTACACCCCGGGGGACCCGACCCAGGGCTGA